The genomic region CTTGTTACAGGGTAGCTGGTTCCTGTGAATAACCTAGGTCCAGCTCCCCTGGATCATAGCAGATGAGTCCAGTCCACCCAATTAAAGGGAGAGGCTTGAATACACCTGACCCTAAAAAGCTGCTAGTGGGTGATTGAGAGAGGTGTGCCTGAGGAAGGAAAGCCACAATGGAGTGGAGTTAACTCCCATGGTAGGTCTCCTGgagcaaagggccagatcctcagggagacagccctgaggctgctgccCAAAAGAAGGGGCAGAGCTGGTTAGAACTGGGAAGTTGTGAGGCCTGTGAGTAGGATAGAACTGAAACCTGAAAGTGAAGACAGTAAAGACCGTTTTTCTGTTCAGTTAAGAAAACAAAACTCCTTGAAAGAGAGGGGGTGTGGCAGTGTATATTTTGGAGCTGGAGTGAAGCCCTGGTCAGTGATATATCTAAAGTGTCCAAGAACAGTAccattccaaattaaaaaaataacttttaaaaaaactacAGATACTAAGTAACAACGTAGCTATTGATCATAACATATGCTAAATCTAAGGATTTAAAAGCAAGACAGAAATGTGCCTTCATAATGAACAAACACATTCTTATCAGCAAGAAATGCAGATTTCATCACAACAATAGCAACCTTGACTCTGAGCCATATATTTTGGGGGCCTTTTATGCATATTTTTTCATCTTGATTTTTGTATCTAAATAGATTTTTTGGAAGAATACTATTAAGTAGGAAATACTGTCAGTTAACTATATTCAGAGCAGAGGATCTAGAGATGCCTATAGAGGCTTTTATAAATCTAAAATAACCTATTGTAAATtgttaaatgtttttcttttggtAATGTTACTTCTAATTACTGTTGGAGACTAATGTAATATAAAAGTGAATAGCTATCAGTTTtgggtaaaatatatatatatatatatatatatatatatatatatatatggaccAGCATTTGAGGCTGATCAATATTCAATAATGTTTATTgcttggattttcaaagggatcTAAGAGTAGTAGGCGCTCAATTCCCTTAGAAACCCCAGGCTACATATAACACTTTTTTTCCCAAAAGGATTGTGTTCATGATTACTGACAAgaactatatttatttatttttggtcagAGTAAAGGTTGTTCTGTTGTTGAAATATGTTCTTACAGAAATGCATATGTTTTTTAAACTAATTCTTTTTGAATTTTGTAAGACATATTATTGTTCTTTTGTGAATGTAAATGAAGGTATATAGCTTTTTACAATTTTAAATGGGAGACAGGTCATCAGATTATTATGTTAAAGGATTGTGAGTAGTGCTGCCCGAACAATTGTCTCCTGCAATGCCTGCCTGACAAAGATGCACATGTTCACTATGTAATTAAGTTAGTCACGTGTTCATGTGCAGCACAACATAACTACAAGCTGAATGCTGGTAAAATATGCTTTAAAACAGCTCAGTAAATTAAGTGTCAAACTCAGGGTTAAAACCCTGGTCTGTTGCCTACACATATAATGCTTAATCTACTAGTTCTCAAAGCCCTCCTAGCTAATTTATTGAATTTCAATGCTTcaagatcagtggttctcaaacttttgtactggtgacccctttcacattgcaagcctctgagtgtgattcTCTCCTGCCCACACACACgttaaaaatgctttttaatatatttaacaccattataaatgctggaggcaaagcaggctttggggtggaggctgacagcttgcgaccccccatgtaataacctcacgacccccttgaagggtcccaacccccattttgagaacccctgttcaaGATAATGCCTCTGAaaaacatagatttttttttttaatctgtacaTCTCAAATCACTTTATAGAGTGGGTAAATATTATCCTGATTTTGCAGTTGGCCAAGTAAAGATATATAAAGCAGTTTGAGCCTGTATGGTCTGGTGGGTAGACATGGGTCAGTTAATTTAGAAACTTAGAAATTGgcattctgtttccagctctaCCACAAACATCTTATGTAACCTTTAGCAAGTTACTTAagggcagatttttttaaaggtctttaggcacctaaagatgaaaATTAGCCTTGGTGGGTTTGGAGGATAAGAATATTCTTCACCGTTTGTTTTTTCTCCCCATCACTGTTTTCATTGAAATGATCATGTCTAACTTTTGAATaatagttttaaaaaacattttactttTCTCTTCCCTGAACGCTTCCTCGTGCGCTAGGTAGACCTGGGACATGGGCTATGTCTCAAATTTTGTGGGGTAATGTGACTTTGTTGGGCAGGTAGGACGCAGAGATTTCAGAATTGAGCCATTTTAAGTCTTAATCTCAAAAAATACTTCCTCAATCTGAACACATTTTAGTTGTCATGGAGACAACCCTAAAAATCTGAAAGATACCGTGGCGtgctgtgtgtgtacacacatgcacCCTTGCGTGCGCACACACTAAAGGGGGATCCAAGTCAGCCTTGTGATAGAGTTGAGACTGGAGCCTCTGTATGGAAATTTATCCTTTTTCTAGATTTTAAATTGAAGTGATGGAACTAGTTAGCAAATGTATAATCACTTTATTAGCCCCAATCTGGTTTTAGAAGGCACTGATGATTGCTTATAATTAATGAGTATTATTGGTAAATTTTCAAAGTTGACTTCATATCATTGAATTAcattgtgggccaaattcatccttgacaTAATTCAGTATCAGTCAGTGGACTAACAGGATAGATTTGGGATGAATTTGACTCTATTTTCACAATCTCATGTTTTGTATGACAGTGCATTATTTTGCACAAAAACAAATATAGCTGAAAATAATGAAAGTCTTATggagtatttaaaataaaaccaacaaCAAATTAACTGTTTTGTACTAATGACTTAATCTATAGGGGACCATGTTTTTTGTCTGAAAATCAGAAAGAGGGATGGAGAATGCAACTCTAAtgtattatttctttttaaaaaattatctgaATTAAGATAGTcataatttaactttttttttttttttttttttattctagaCCTTTAAGCTCCTAGGAATCCTTGATGTCCAAAATATTCCCTGTTCACGAGAGTCAATACTCTATGGGTCACTGGGTTCTGTAGCTGTGGGCCTTGGACATTTTTTAGCAACCAGTgagtattttttgttgttttcctgtATTTCCTCTGCAAGAGAGATTAATTTTTCTGCTTGGTTTTGTTCTGCTAGTTGAGAGAAATAAAAGTAGTTTGGATAATTGTTTTCATTAtctgttttttctctttcagGTAGAGTTAGAAGATCTTTTGACTTTGGAATGGGAGGTTTTGTTTTGACAACCTTAGGATGCTGGTATATAAGATGTTTCTTGAATTTTGACagaccagtgctgcaaattgtACATATATTCCTGTGCTGTCCTCTGTCACCTTTCATACTCTTTCTTGGAAGACCCTTCATGACTCTTAGCCATGTCTCCTTCCTCTCCTTTAAATCCATTCCCAAAACTTATTTTTGCAAGGATGTTCATAAACCTTAAGCTATTAGActtgatatttttaataaaaattaaatttaaaaaagcattCTGCTACATGTGGCTTAGTCTCCTAAGAGACCATGCAGTCCTCTTGTCGTCTCCTTCCTTCATGTCTCTGTTTCCTCCCACTGTCAAGTCTTTCAGTTAAAATTGTAGCTTAGGCCATAATCTTGTGAACACTTAAAGATGTGCTTACCTTTAGGTacataagtagtcccattaaaatcaatgaggaCTGTTCACATGTTTAAAACTATGCAGgtgtgtaagtatttgcaggattgggaccaaaTTCAGatctttaaaagtaaaaaaataattctatgtTTAGGAACCAGTTCTGTAGTTGCTTGCACATGGGAATTCCTTGTGCAAAGTGGCTGTAGAACCATGCCTTAGAGAATTAGCAGCTGTGCTAATATTTACATAAATGCTTGTAAAATGTCCAGTTATGATGTGTAGAATTTACAGTTCATTTTAACTAGTTGAATAGTTGTAACGTGtactgttttttttcttccttaaggATATATTGCAGATACAGTCATGCAAAACTAAGGATCCAGCAAAGAATTATTCAAGAAGGGATGAGAAACAAGATCTTATATGAAAGTAGTGATTTTGatcctgaaagaaaacaaaacagcaatCTAGAAAGCAAATCTTAGCTTATCACAGAGCAACCCAATGGTCAAATACAACCTGTGGGGTATTAAAATGGAAGTGCAAAGGCACACTCTGCCTGTAAGTGTGGGATGAGAACAAAACGGATAACCCACACAATTTTTTTCCTACTGGACTCAAACTACTCAGTCTGTTTAAAGAAGACCCTAACAAATGTTAGGGTTGTGTATAGATTTAAAAGTTGTGTATATTTATATGCAAATCAGGGATGGCCTTCCCAGTTTCTGGCCCGTTGTGTTTGAAAATGATAAATTTAATTGCTGAGGATTAATAACAATGTTTGACTTGTTTAGAACAATGGTGTGTAGCTCTTCTAAAATGACTAGAGGTTTTGGCATTATtttacaataaaagaaaaaattaatcCAGGCTATAATTTTCCCATATCTAAACAAGACGtttataaataattatttaaaattaaatgcaatTTATATCTCTATGCTGTTTAATGTGAAAAATTATTCCTACTAATTATTATAATAAAAGGAATATTTATCTGGTTGACTGAAACAAAATGAATAATGTAAAGATCCCTCTTATCTCTGTGAAACACAGTATAATGGGCAACTTCTACTAGTGATGTTGGCTAGTTAAAGTTAGACACTTTTAAATTGAGGATAAAGATGGGATGTTCTTTACTATTTGAAACTAAAAATGAAATTTACTAATACATCTTCAAGAGGGCtatttgctattcttttgtaccTTATGTTTGGGATACTTTATCTCTCAAGTTCCAGTCTTCCAATTAGAGCACTTCTTTGCAGTTGCCTGTACTATTTACAGTTTAATAATTGGGTAGAGCAGTACCTGGTTGCCTTGATTAGTTACATAAACTACTGTTGGGTcgatattttattttgaaatgtgcaTAATATATTGTTAAATTGGTGTTTTGAAACTGTACCCTAAATTTATCATTTCTGTATTTGTcataaaaatttaaataaatttattttaaaaaatccactatgAATTGTTCTGTATTGCAAACTCCGGAGATGATATTGTATTGTTTAGCAGTAGTATATTGTTGAAACTTAGCTCTGATTCAGGGTTTCTATTTGTTTGTACACTGTGCTTATCTACATTGTGCAATTAATGTCAGCGATGAGGGTGCTTAGTACCTCATAGAATCAAGCCCTGTATTCTTTTTAAAGTGCATTACCCAATAGACTGCTTTTGGTCCAAAGTAGTTCATCCTTTTTAGTGagtaa from Mauremys mutica isolate MM-2020 ecotype Southern chromosome 3, ASM2049712v1, whole genome shotgun sequence harbors:
- the LOC123366529 gene encoding cytochrome c oxidase assembly protein COX20, mitochondrial isoform X3: MTFKLLGILDVQNIPCSRESILYGSLGSVAVGLGHFLATSRVRRSFDFGMGGFVLTTLGCWIYCRYSHAKLRIQQRIIQEGMRNKILYESSDFDPERKQNSNLESKS
- the LOC123366529 gene encoding cytochrome c oxidase assembly protein COX20, mitochondrial isoform X2, with protein sequence MAGEGEPGSEKTFKLLGILDVQNIPCSRESILYGSLGSVAVGLGHFLATSRVRRSFDFGMGGFVLTTLGCWIYCRYSHAKLRIQQRIIQEGMRNKILYESSDFDPERKQNSNLESKS
- the LOC123366529 gene encoding cytochrome c oxidase assembly protein COX20, mitochondrial isoform X1; its protein translation is MLMRYRASQGAPGICQTFKLLGILDVQNIPCSRESILYGSLGSVAVGLGHFLATSRVRRSFDFGMGGFVLTTLGCWIYCRYSHAKLRIQQRIIQEGMRNKILYESSDFDPERKQNSNLESKS